A DNA window from Pseudomonas sp. GD03919 contains the following coding sequences:
- a CDS encoding electron transfer flavoprotein subunit beta/FixA family protein, with protein sequence MKVLVAVKRVVDYNVKVRVKADNSGVDLANVKMSMNPFCEIAVEEAVRLKEKGVASEIVVVTIGPATAQEQLRTALALGADRAILVESNDELNSLAVAKLLKAVVDKEQPQLVIMGKQAIDSDNNQTGQMLGALTGFGQGTFASKVEVVGDKVNVTREIDGGLQTVALNLPAIVTTDLRLNEPRYASLPNIMKAKKKPLETVTPDALGVSTASTVKTLKVEAPAARSAGIKVKSVAELVEKLKNEAKVI encoded by the coding sequence ATGAAGGTTCTTGTAGCTGTCAAACGAGTGGTCGACTACAACGTCAAGGTTCGCGTCAAGGCGGACAACAGCGGCGTCGACCTCGCCAACGTCAAGATGTCCATGAACCCCTTCTGCGAAATCGCCGTGGAAGAGGCCGTACGCCTGAAGGAAAAGGGCGTGGCGAGCGAGATCGTCGTCGTCACCATCGGCCCGGCTACTGCGCAGGAGCAACTGCGCACCGCGCTGGCCCTCGGCGCCGACCGCGCCATCCTGGTCGAGTCCAACGATGAGCTGAACTCCCTGGCCGTGGCCAAGCTGCTCAAGGCTGTGGTCGACAAGGAGCAGCCGCAGCTGGTGATCATGGGCAAGCAAGCCATCGACAGCGATAACAACCAGACCGGCCAGATGCTGGGCGCCCTGACTGGCTTCGGCCAAGGCACCTTCGCCTCCAAGGTCGAAGTGGTTGGCGACAAGGTCAACGTCACCCGTGAGATCGATGGCGGTCTGCAGACCGTTGCGCTGAACCTGCCGGCGATCGTCACCACTGACCTGCGCCTGAACGAGCCGCGCTACGCGTCGCTGCCGAACATCATGAAGGCCAAGAAAAAGCCGCTGGAAACCGTTACCCCTGATGCGCTGGGCGTTTCCACTGCTTCCACCGTCAAGACCTTGAAAGTCGAAGCACCGGCTGCTCGCAGCGCCGGCATCAAGGTCAAGTCCGTGGCTGAACTGGTCGAGAAACTGAAGAACGAGGCGAAGGTAATCTAA
- a CDS encoding O-succinylhomoserine sulfhydrylase: MTLEWEAGRLDSDLDGAGFDTLAVRAGQRRSPEGEHGEALYLTSSYVFRTAADAAARFAGEMPGNVYSRYTNPTVRTFEERIAALEGAEQAVATASGMSAILAIVMSLCSGGDHVLVSRSVFGSTISLFEKYLKRFGIEVDYVPLADLDAWQGAFKANTKLLFVESPSNPLAELVDIAALADIAHARGALLAVDNCFCTPALQQPLKLGADIVMHSATKYIDGQGRGLGGVVAGRSEQMKEVVGFLRTAGPTLSPFNAWLFVKGLETLRIRMQAQSESARQLALWLEQQPQVERVYYAGLPSHPQHELAKKQQSAFGAVVSFEVKGGRDAAWKVIDGTRVISITTNLGDTKTTIAHPATTSHGRLTPQERANAGISDSLIRVAVGLEELEDLKADLARGLAAL; encoded by the coding sequence ATGACACTGGAATGGGAAGCGGGGCGCCTGGATAGCGATCTGGACGGTGCCGGCTTCGACACCCTGGCGGTGCGTGCCGGGCAGCGCCGTTCGCCAGAGGGCGAGCATGGCGAGGCCTTGTACCTGACCTCCAGCTATGTATTCCGCACCGCAGCCGATGCGGCGGCACGCTTTGCTGGTGAAATGCCGGGCAACGTCTATTCGCGCTACACCAATCCTACCGTGCGCACCTTCGAGGAGCGCATCGCGGCGTTGGAGGGGGCCGAGCAGGCAGTGGCGACCGCTTCCGGCATGTCGGCGATCCTCGCCATCGTCATGAGCCTGTGCAGCGGCGGCGACCATGTGCTGGTCTCGCGTAGCGTATTCGGCTCCACCATCAGCCTGTTCGAGAAGTACCTCAAGCGTTTCGGCATCGAGGTGGATTACGTGCCGCTGGCCGACCTGGACGCCTGGCAGGGCGCCTTCAAGGCCAATACCAAACTGTTGTTCGTCGAGTCGCCATCCAATCCGTTGGCCGAGCTGGTGGATATCGCCGCGCTGGCCGATATTGCCCATGCCCGCGGCGCGCTGCTGGCGGTAGACAACTGCTTCTGCACGCCGGCGCTGCAGCAACCGTTGAAGCTCGGCGCCGACATCGTCATGCATTCGGCAACCAAGTACATCGATGGCCAGGGCCGTGGTCTGGGCGGTGTGGTGGCCGGTCGTAGCGAGCAGATGAAGGAGGTGGTCGGTTTCCTGCGTACCGCCGGGCCAACCCTGAGCCCGTTCAACGCCTGGCTGTTCGTCAAGGGGCTGGAAACCCTGCGTATCCGCATGCAGGCGCAGAGCGAGAGTGCGCGGCAGCTGGCGTTGTGGTTGGAGCAACAGCCGCAGGTCGAGCGTGTGTACTATGCCGGCTTGCCCAGCCACCCGCAGCACGAACTGGCCAAGAAGCAGCAGAGTGCCTTCGGCGCGGTGGTCAGTTTTGAGGTCAAGGGTGGGCGTGACGCGGCCTGGAAGGTGATCGATGGCACCCGTGTCATTTCCATCACCACCAACCTGGGCGATACCAAGACCACCATCGCCCATCCGGCGACCACCTCTCATGGTCGCCTGACGCCGCAGGAGCGCGCCAATGCCGGCATCAGCGACAGCCTGATTCGGGTGGCCGTGGGCCTGGAAGAGCTGGAAGACCTCAAGGCGGATCTGGCGCGCGGCCTGGCGGCACTCTGA
- a CDS encoding CvpA family protein yields MVFTWVDWAIIAVIAISSLISLKRGFVKEALSLLTWIIAGVVAWMFGGALAQHLVEFIETPSARVIAACAILFIATLLVGALVNFLIGELIRVTGLSGTDRFLGMVFGAARGGLLVVLLVGLISLAPVEQDTWWQQSHLVPHFLMVADWSKNLILGWSEQWFSGGSANPVDLL; encoded by the coding sequence GTGGTATTCACCTGGGTCGATTGGGCGATCATCGCCGTCATCGCCATTTCTAGTCTGATCAGTCTCAAGCGCGGCTTCGTCAAGGAAGCCCTGTCGCTGCTGACCTGGATCATCGCGGGCGTGGTTGCCTGGATGTTTGGTGGTGCGCTGGCCCAGCATCTCGTCGAATTCATCGAAACGCCTTCTGCGCGGGTGATCGCCGCCTGTGCCATTCTCTTCATCGCCACCTTGCTGGTGGGGGCTCTGGTCAATTTCCTGATCGGTGAGCTGATCCGCGTGACAGGCCTGTCCGGTACCGACCGTTTTCTCGGCATGGTATTCGGCGCTGCGCGCGGTGGCTTGCTGGTCGTATTGCTGGTCGGGCTGATCAGCCTGGCGCCTGTGGAGCAGGATACGTGGTGGCAGCAGTCGCACCTGGTGCCGCATTTTCTGATGGTCGCTGACTGGTCGAAGAACCTCATTCTGGGGTGGTCCGAGCAGTGGTTCTCTGGTGGTTCGGCTAACCCAGTCGATCTGCTTTAA
- a CDS encoding electron transfer flavoprotein subunit alpha/FixB family protein, with protein sequence MTILVIAEHTNAALAPVTLNTVAAAQKIGGDIHVLVAGANAGAAAEAAAKIAGVAKVLVADNAAYANQLPENVAPLVAELGKNYSHILAAATSNGKNILPRVAAALDVDQISEIIAVESADTFKRPIYAGNAIATVQSSAAVKVITVRSTGFDAVAAEGGSAAIEAVSGPADAGKSAFVGEELAKSDRPELTAAKIVVSGGRGMGNGDNFKLLYALADKLGAAVGASRAAVDAGFVPNDMQVGQTGKIVAPQLYIAVGISGAIQHLAGMKDSKVIVAINKDEEAPIFQVADYGLVADLFEAVPELEKSV encoded by the coding sequence ATGACTATCCTGGTTATCGCTGAACACACCAATGCCGCCCTGGCGCCCGTTACCCTGAACACCGTTGCTGCGGCGCAGAAGATCGGTGGCGATATTCACGTTCTGGTTGCCGGTGCCAACGCTGGCGCTGCTGCCGAAGCCGCTGCCAAGATCGCTGGCGTGGCCAAGGTGCTGGTTGCCGACAACGCGGCCTATGCCAACCAGTTGCCGGAAAACGTCGCGCCGCTGGTAGCCGAACTGGGCAAGAACTACAGCCACATCCTGGCCGCCGCCACCAGCAACGGCAAGAACATCCTGCCGCGTGTCGCTGCTGCCCTGGACGTCGATCAGATCTCCGAGATCATCGCCGTTGAAAGCGCCGACACCTTCAAGCGTCCGATCTATGCCGGTAACGCCATCGCCACCGTGCAGTCCTCGGCTGCCGTCAAGGTGATCACCGTGCGTAGCACCGGTTTCGACGCTGTTGCTGCCGAAGGCGGCAGCGCTGCCATTGAAGCCGTTTCCGGCCCGGCCGATGCCGGCAAGTCCGCCTTCGTCGGCGAAGAGCTGGCCAAGTCCGATCGTCCGGAACTGACGGCTGCCAAGATCGTCGTTTCCGGCGGCCGTGGCATGGGCAATGGCGACAACTTCAAGCTCCTGTACGCGCTGGCCGACAAGCTGGGCGCTGCCGTCGGCGCTTCCCGCGCTGCCGTCGACGCCGGTTTCGTGCCGAACGACATGCAGGTCGGTCAGACCGGCAAGATCGTTGCGCCGCAGCTGTACATCGCCGTCGGTATCTCCGGTGCGATCCAGCACCTGGCCGGCATGAAGGACTCCAAGGTGATCGTCGCGATCAACAAGGACGAAGAGGCGCCGATCTTCCAGGTGGCTGACTACGGTCTGGTCGCCGACCTGTTCGAAGCCGTACCGGAGCTGGAAAAGTCGGTCTAA
- the folC gene encoding bifunctional tetrahydrofolate synthase/dihydrofolate synthase, which yields MTQRSLGEWLAYLEQLHPSAIDMGLERSREVARRLGLGKPAPLVITVTGTNGKGSTCAFLASLIAAQGQRVGVYSSPHLLRYNERVVLDGCEASDEALCQAFTAVEAARGEISLTYFEMGTLAAFWLFERAGLNAVVLEVGLGGRLDAVNLIDADLALITSIGLDHADWLGDTRESVAFEKAGIMRAGKPALCGDLDPPLPLLEQVALLDTPFFLRGRDYNLRVEGQQWSWFGLDLQGRVLHLDQLPLLDLPMENAALALQAYALLPLPWSHERIVQALLATRVTGRLDRRELDWRGKSLTLLLDVGHNPHAADYLAQRLQGRPLAGKRWAVFGLLADKDLPGVVEPLLSQIAGWAVAPLATPRSRSADELAAHLRKWGAAVVQYPDLCAALEAQCEQAAEGDEILLFGSFFCVAEALDWLARPA from the coding sequence ATGACTCAACGTAGCCTGGGCGAGTGGCTCGCCTACCTCGAGCAGCTGCATCCCTCGGCCATCGATATGGGCCTGGAGCGTTCGCGCGAGGTAGCCCGCAGGCTTGGTCTGGGCAAGCCTGCACCGCTGGTGATCACCGTCACCGGCACCAATGGCAAGGGCTCTACCTGCGCCTTTCTCGCCAGCCTGATCGCTGCCCAGGGGCAGCGCGTAGGCGTCTATAGCTCGCCCCATCTGCTGCGCTACAACGAGCGCGTGGTGCTGGATGGATGTGAAGCGAGCGACGAAGCGTTGTGTCAGGCGTTCACCGCGGTCGAAGCTGCGCGAGGCGAAATCTCGCTGACCTATTTCGAGATGGGTACGCTGGCGGCCTTCTGGTTGTTCGAGCGTGCCGGGCTGAATGCCGTGGTGCTCGAGGTCGGGCTGGGTGGGCGCCTGGATGCGGTCAACCTGATCGATGCCGATCTGGCGCTGATCACCAGTATTGGCCTCGATCATGCCGACTGGCTGGGCGATACACGCGAATCGGTGGCGTTCGAAAAAGCTGGCATCATGCGCGCAGGCAAGCCGGCTTTGTGTGGCGATCTTGACCCGCCACTACCCCTGCTCGAACAGGTGGCATTGCTGGATACGCCGTTTTTCTTGCGCGGGCGCGACTACAACCTGAGGGTTGAAGGGCAGCAGTGGTCGTGGTTCGGCCTCGATCTGCAGGGGCGGGTATTGCACCTTGATCAGCTGCCGTTGCTCGACCTGCCGATGGAAAACGCGGCCCTGGCCTTGCAGGCCTACGCGCTGCTGCCGCTGCCCTGGAGCCATGAGCGGATCGTCCAGGCCCTGCTCGCTACGCGGGTGACCGGGCGTCTGGATCGACGCGAGCTGGATTGGCGGGGCAAGTCACTCACACTGTTGCTCGATGTTGGGCATAATCCCCATGCCGCCGACTATCTGGCGCAGCGTCTGCAGGGTCGTCCGCTGGCCGGTAAGCGCTGGGCGGTGTTCGGCTTGCTGGCCGACAAGGATCTGCCGGGCGTGGTTGAACCGCTCCTGAGTCAGATAGCAGGCTGGGCGGTAGCGCCACTCGCTACGCCGCGCTCACGTTCGGCCGATGAGTTGGCCGCTCACCTGCGCAAGTGGGGGGCAGCGGTGGTGCAATACCCGGATCTGTGTGCTGCACTCGAGGCGCAATGCGAGCAAGCGGCAGAGGGTGACGAAATACTGCTGTTCGGATCGTTTTTCTGCGTGGCCGAAGCTCTGGATTGGCTGGCCCGCCCGGCTTGA
- a CDS encoding electron transfer flavoprotein-ubiquinone oxidoreductase produces the protein MEREFMEFDVVIVGAGPSGLSAACRLKQKAAEAGQEISVCVVEKGSEVGAHILSGAVFEPRALTELFPDWKELGAPLNTPVKRDDIYLLRDADKATRIPDFFVPKTMHNEGNYIISLGNLCRWLAQQAENLGVEIYPGFAAQEALIDENGVVRGIVTGDLGVDREGNPKEGYYTPGMELRAKYTLFAEGCRGHIGKQLIKKYNLDSEADAQHYGIGIKEIWDIDPAKHEQGLVVHTAGWPMDIMGTENTGGSFLYHLENNQVVVGLIIDLSYANPHLSPFDEFQRYKHHPVIAQYLEGGKRVAYGARAICKGGLNSLPKMVFPGGALIGCDLGTLNFAKIKGSHTAMKSGMLAADAIAEALAAGREGGDELTNYVDGFKASWLYDELFRSRNFGAAIHKYGAIIGGGINWLDQNIFGGKAPFTLHDNKPDYACLKPAAECAKIAYPKPDGKLSFDKLSSVFLSNTNHEEEQPCHLKLTDPSIPLAKNLPLYDEPAQRYCPAGVYEVVTQEDGEKKFQINAQNCVHCKTCDIKDPAQNITWVAPEGTGGPNYPNM, from the coding sequence GTGGAACGCGAATTTATGGAGTTCGACGTCGTCATCGTCGGCGCCGGCCCGTCTGGTCTGTCCGCCGCCTGCCGACTGAAGCAGAAAGCCGCAGAAGCGGGCCAGGAGATCAGCGTCTGCGTGGTCGAGAAAGGCTCCGAAGTTGGCGCTCACATCCTCTCCGGTGCGGTCTTCGAACCGCGCGCCCTGACCGAACTCTTCCCCGACTGGAAAGAGCTGGGTGCACCGCTCAATACCCCGGTCAAGCGCGACGATATCTACCTGCTGCGCGACGCCGACAAGGCTACCCGAATTCCTGACTTCTTTGTGCCGAAAACCATGCACAACGAAGGCAATTACATCATTTCCCTCGGCAATCTGTGCCGCTGGCTGGCCCAGCAGGCCGAGAATCTGGGCGTGGAGATCTACCCGGGCTTCGCTGCTCAGGAAGCGCTGATCGACGAAAACGGCGTGGTGCGCGGCATCGTCACCGGTGATCTGGGCGTCGACCGCGAAGGCAACCCCAAGGAAGGCTACTACACCCCCGGCATGGAGCTGCGTGCCAAGTACACCCTGTTCGCCGAAGGCTGCCGTGGCCATATCGGCAAGCAGCTGATCAAGAAATACAACCTCGACAGCGAAGCCGACGCCCAGCACTACGGCATCGGCATCAAGGAAATCTGGGACATCGATCCGGCCAAGCATGAACAAGGCCTGGTGGTACACACTGCCGGCTGGCCGATGGACATCATGGGCACCGAGAACACAGGCGGCTCCTTCCTCTATCACCTGGAAAACAACCAGGTCGTAGTGGGCCTGATCATCGACCTGTCCTACGCCAACCCGCACCTGTCGCCGTTCGACGAGTTCCAGCGCTACAAGCACCATCCGGTGATTGCCCAGTATCTGGAAGGCGGCAAGCGCGTCGCCTATGGCGCTCGCGCCATCTGCAAGGGTGGCCTGAATTCGCTGCCGAAGATGGTCTTCCCCGGCGGCGCGCTGATCGGCTGCGACCTTGGCACCCTCAACTTCGCCAAGATCAAGGGCAGCCACACCGCCATGAAGTCCGGCATGCTGGCTGCCGACGCCATCGCCGAAGCCCTGGCGGCCGGCCGCGAAGGTGGCGACGAGCTGACCAACTATGTCGATGGCTTCAAGGCCAGTTGGCTGTACGACGAACTGTTCCGCAGCCGCAACTTCGGTGCGGCCATCCACAAGTACGGCGCCATCATCGGCGGCGGCATCAACTGGCTGGACCAGAACATCTTCGGCGGCAAGGCCCCCTTCACCCTGCACGACAACAAGCCGGATTACGCCTGCCTGAAGCCGGCGGCCGAGTGCGCGAAGATCGCCTACCCGAAACCGGACGGCAAACTGAGCTTCGACAAGCTCTCCTCGGTGTTCCTCTCCAATACCAACCATGAAGAAGAGCAGCCCTGCCACCTCAAGCTCACCGACCCGAGCATCCCGCTGGCGAAGAACCTGCCGCTGTACGACGAACCGGCGCAGCGCTACTGCCCGGCTGGCGTATACGAAGTGGTGACACAGGAAGACGGCGAGAAGAAGTTCCAGATCAACGCGCAGAACTGCGTTCACTGCAAGACCTGCGACATCAAGGACCCGGCCCAGAACATCACCTGGGTGGCGCCGGAAGGCACCGGCGGCCCGAATTACCCCAACATGTAA
- a CDS encoding SDR family oxidoreductase, translating to MLEWGTTDTPNNGRVALVTGAARGIGLGISAWLITEGWQVVLADIDRDRGSRVARALGDNAWFVAMDVAREEQVSVGVAEVLGQFGRLDALVCNAAIADPHTPPLESLDLKRWNRMLAVNLTGAMLLAKYCAPYLRGHHGAIVNIASTRASQSEADCEAYAASKGGLVALTHALAVSLGPEVRVNCVSPGWIDARDPVQQRLEPLSVFDHAQHPVGRVGTVEDVAAQVAWLLSDAAGFVTGQEFVIDGGMSRKMIYQD from the coding sequence ATGCTGGAGTGGGGGACGACTGACACGCCCAACAACGGGCGTGTCGCGCTAGTCACCGGAGCCGCTCGCGGGATTGGTCTGGGCATCAGTGCCTGGCTGATTACCGAAGGCTGGCAGGTGGTGCTGGCCGACATCGACCGTGATCGTGGCTCCAGGGTGGCGCGTGCGCTGGGCGATAACGCCTGGTTCGTGGCCATGGATGTGGCCAGGGAAGAGCAGGTCAGTGTCGGTGTCGCCGAGGTGCTCGGTCAGTTTGGCCGTCTCGATGCGCTGGTGTGCAATGCGGCCATCGCCGACCCGCATACGCCGCCACTGGAGTCACTCGATCTCAAGCGCTGGAATCGCATGCTGGCGGTCAACCTGACCGGCGCCATGCTCCTGGCCAAGTATTGCGCGCCCTATCTGCGTGGACATCACGGCGCCATCGTCAACATCGCTTCGACCCGCGCCAGCCAGTCCGAAGCCGATTGCGAGGCATACGCTGCGAGCAAGGGCGGGCTGGTTGCGCTCACTCATGCGCTGGCGGTCAGTCTCGGGCCGGAGGTGCGGGTGAACTGCGTCAGCCCGGGCTGGATCGATGCGCGCGATCCTGTGCAGCAGCGTCTGGAGCCGCTATCGGTGTTCGATCATGCGCAGCATCCGGTCGGCCGTGTCGGCACGGTTGAGGATGTGGCGGCCCAGGTCGCCTGGCTGCTCTCCGATGCAGCCGGTTTCGTCACCGGTCAGGAGTTCGTCATCGATGGCGGCATGAGCCGCAAGATGATCTATCAGGACTGA
- a CDS encoding SPOR domain-containing protein → MAMLDKGLKQRMVGALVLVALAVIFLPMLLSRENEMRRVVVDAPPMPQASAPVEIIVEPAEVIEHEVLPQEPVPVEESQAQTVEAPEVPESPVQAPVPVAPPSQPAPAKSEQPVVTAPAQPEGRLDANNLPISWSVQLASLSSRSGAENLQKTLRSQGYNAYIRTFEGMNRVFVGPLIERAEAERLRDQLNRQHKLSGFVVRFQPEAG, encoded by the coding sequence ATGGCAATGCTGGACAAGGGGCTCAAGCAGCGTATGGTCGGTGCTCTGGTGCTGGTGGCGCTGGCAGTGATTTTCCTGCCGATGCTGCTGTCACGCGAGAACGAGATGCGGCGCGTGGTCGTGGATGCCCCGCCAATGCCGCAAGCGTCAGCCCCGGTCGAGATCATCGTCGAGCCCGCTGAGGTGATCGAACACGAGGTGTTGCCGCAAGAGCCGGTGCCCGTCGAGGAGTCGCAGGCGCAGACCGTCGAAGCCCCCGAAGTACCTGAGTCGCCGGTGCAGGCGCCGGTGCCTGTTGCCCCGCCGAGCCAGCCCGCGCCGGCCAAGTCCGAGCAGCCGGTCGTGACCGCTCCGGCACAGCCCGAAGGGCGCCTGGATGCCAACAACCTGCCGATCAGCTGGTCGGTGCAGCTGGCCAGCCTGTCCAGTCGCAGTGGTGCGGAGAATCTGCAGAAGACCCTGCGCAGCCAGGGTTACAACGCCTATATTCGCACCTTCGAAGGCATGAACCGGGTGTTCGTCGGTCCGCTGATCGAGCGTGCCGAAGCCGAGCGCCTGCGCGACCAGCTCAATCGCCAGCACAAGCTGAGTGGTTTCGTCGTGCGTTTCCAGCCTGAGGCGGGCTGA
- the purF gene encoding amidophosphoribosyltransferase, with the protein MCGIVGIVGKSNVNQALYDALTVLQHRGQDAAGIVTSHDGRLFLRKDNGLVRDVFQQRHMQRLVGHMGIGHVRYPTAGSSSSAEAQPFYVNSPYGITLAHNGNLTNVEQLAKEIYESDLRHVNTNSDSEVLLNVFAHELAQRGKLQPSEEDVFAAVTHVHERCLGGYAVVAMITGYGIVGFRDPNGIRPIVFGQRHTDEGVEYMIASESVSLDVLGFTLIRDLAPGEAVYITEEGQLFTRQCATNAKYAPCIFEHVYLARPDSIMDGISVYKARLRMGEKLADKILRERPDHDIDVVIPIPDTSRTAALELANRLGVKFREGFVKNRYIGRTFIMPGQAARKKSVRQKLNAIELEFRGKNVMLVDDSIVRGTTCKQIIQMAREAGAKNVYFCSAAPAVRYPNVYGIDMPSAHELIAHGRSTEEVCELIGADWLVYQDLPDLIEAVSGSKKIKIDNFDCAVFDGKYVTGDVDEAYLNRIEQARNDASKAKSQAVSAIIDLHNN; encoded by the coding sequence ATGTGTGGCATCGTCGGTATCGTCGGCAAGTCGAACGTCAATCAGGCGCTGTATGACGCGCTCACCGTCCTTCAGCATCGCGGCCAGGACGCTGCCGGTATTGTCACCAGCCATGATGGCCGCCTGTTCCTGCGCAAGGATAATGGCCTGGTGCGTGACGTGTTCCAGCAGCGCCATATGCAGCGTCTGGTCGGCCATATGGGTATCGGCCACGTGCGCTACCCGACCGCTGGCAGTTCCAGCTCGGCCGAGGCGCAGCCGTTCTACGTCAACTCGCCGTACGGCATCACCCTGGCGCACAACGGTAACCTTACCAACGTCGAGCAGTTGGCCAAGGAGATCTACGAGTCCGACCTGCGCCACGTGAACACCAATTCCGACTCGGAAGTACTGCTCAACGTGTTCGCCCACGAGCTGGCTCAGCGCGGCAAGCTCCAGCCCAGCGAAGAAGACGTGTTCGCCGCTGTCACCCACGTGCACGAGCGCTGCCTGGGCGGCTACGCGGTGGTGGCGATGATCACCGGCTATGGCATCGTCGGCTTCCGCGACCCCAACGGCATCCGTCCGATCGTCTTCGGCCAGCGTCACACCGACGAAGGCGTGGAATACATGATTGCCTCGGAAAGCGTCTCGCTGGACGTGCTGGGTTTCACCCTGATCCGCGACCTGGCGCCGGGCGAAGCGGTGTATATCACCGAGGAAGGTCAACTGTTCACCCGCCAGTGCGCGACCAATGCCAAGTATGCGCCGTGCATTTTCGAACACGTTTACCTGGCGCGCCCCGATTCGATCATGGATGGTATCTCGGTGTACAAGGCGCGCCTGCGCATGGGGGAGAAACTGGCCGACAAGATTCTGCGTGAGCGTCCGGACCACGACATCGACGTGGTCATTCCGATTCCCGATACCAGCCGTACGGCCGCTTTGGAGCTGGCCAACCGCTTGGGCGTGAAATTCCGTGAAGGCTTCGTCAAGAACCGCTACATCGGCCGTACCTTCATCATGCCTGGGCAGGCGGCGCGCAAGAAATCCGTGCGGCAGAAGCTCAATGCCATCGAGCTGGAGTTTCGCGGCAAGAACGTGATGCTGGTGGATGACTCCATCGTGCGTGGCACCACCTGCAAGCAGATCATTCAGATGGCGCGCGAAGCCGGCGCGAAGAATGTCTACTTCTGCTCGGCAGCACCAGCGGTGCGTTACCCGAACGTCTACGGTATCGACATGCCCAGCGCCCACGAGCTGATTGCCCATGGGCGCAGTACCGAAGAGGTTTGCGAGCTGATTGGCGCCGACTGGCTGGTCTATCAGGATCTGCCGGATTTGATCGAGGCGGTCAGCGGCAGCAAGAAGATCAAGATCGACAACTTCGACTGCGCGGTTTTCGACGGCAAGTACGTCACCGGCGATGTCGACGAGGCCTACCTGAACCGTATCGAGCAGGCACGCAACGACGCCAGCAAGGCGAAGTCGCAGGCTGTCAGTGCGATTATTGATTTGCACAATAACTGA
- the accD gene encoding acetyl-CoA carboxylase, carboxyltransferase subunit beta, whose protein sequence is MSNWLVDKLIPSIMRSEVKKSSVPEGLWHKCPSCEAVLYRPELEKTLDVCPKCNHHMRIGARARIDLFLDAEGRAELGADLEPVDRLKFRDTKKYKDRLAAAQKQTGEKDALISMSGTLEGMPIAVCAFEFSFMGGSMGAIVGERFVQAANFALENRCPLVCFSASGGARMQEALISLMQMAKTSAALARLREEGLPFISVLTDPVYGGVSASLAMLGDVIVAEPKALIGFAGPRVIEQTVREKLPEGFQRSEFLLDHGAIDMIIPRNELRPRLARLLAQLMNRPSPVALPATA, encoded by the coding sequence ATGAGCAACTGGTTGGTAGACAAACTGATTCCCTCGATCATGCGTTCCGAGGTGAAGAAAAGCTCGGTGCCTGAAGGCCTGTGGCACAAGTGTCCGTCCTGTGAGGCCGTGCTTTACCGTCCCGAGCTGGAAAAGACCCTCGATGTCTGCCCCAAGTGCAACCATCACATGCGCATCGGTGCGCGCGCTCGTATCGATCTCTTTCTCGATGCCGAAGGGCGCGCAGAGCTTGGTGCAGACCTGGAACCGGTCGATCGGCTGAAGTTTCGCGATACCAAGAAATACAAGGATCGCCTGGCCGCTGCGCAGAAGCAGACGGGTGAGAAGGATGCGCTGATTTCCATGAGTGGCACGCTCGAAGGCATGCCGATCGCCGTTTGCGCGTTCGAGTTCTCCTTCATGGGCGGCTCCATGGGCGCCATCGTTGGCGAGCGCTTCGTCCAGGCAGCCAATTTCGCCCTGGAGAACCGCTGCCCGCTGGTGTGTTTCTCCGCCTCTGGTGGTGCGCGCATGCAGGAAGCGCTGATCTCGCTGATGCAAATGGCCAAGACCTCGGCGGCGCTGGCCCGTCTGCGTGAAGAGGGCTTGCCCTTCATCTCCGTGCTGACCGACCCGGTATATGGCGGCGTATCGGCCAGCCTGGCCATGCTCGGTGATGTGATCGTGGCCGAGCCGAAGGCGCTGATCGGCTTTGCCGGCCCGCGCGTGATCGAGCAGACCGTGCGCGAGAAGCTGCCGGAAGGCTTCCAGCGCAGTGAATTCCTGCTGGATCACGGCGCCATCGACATGATCATCCCGCGTAATGAGCTGCGTCCGCGTCTGGCGCGTCTGCTCGCGCAACTGATGAATCGTCCGTCACCGGTTGCTCTGCCGGCCACGGCATGA